One segment of Thermodesulfovibrio sp. 3907-1M DNA contains the following:
- the pnp gene encoding polyribonucleotide nucleotidyltransferase, which translates to MEVEIEVKGKKLIFETGIFAKQTNGSVLVKYGDTYVLCTVVAEKTPKEGLDFVPLTIDYQEKAYSAGKIPGGFFKREGKPTDREILVSRLIDRPIRPLFPEGFNYETQGIASVLSYGDENIADILSIIGISASLTISDIPFNGPVGAVRVGLIGDDFILNPDNEESEKSSLNLVVAGTEEAVTMVEGGAQECSEDTLVEALKFAHTHIKEIIAIQKKLALLAGKPKREIKVQEDETLKEAILNIISGKIENALFIQKKLERQQALEELLNECIQNLSTEEVDSLKISNAFDKVVKKFIRQTVVKKGLRVDGRKPDEIRPITCLVGILPRVHGSALFTRGETQALVATTLGTSEDEQKVDSLEGEIFKTFMLHYNFLPFSVGEVKPLRAPGRREIGHGYLAERAIQYVIPSKDEFPYTIRVVSDILESNGSSSMATVCGASLSLMDAGVPIKAHVAGVAMGLIKEDDEVVILTDILGMEDHYGDMDFKVAGTEKGITAFQMDVKISGIDYEIFKKALKQAKQARLSILKKMYETISQPKELSSYAPRIYKIQVKPEKIRDIIGTGGRVIKSIIEETGVKIDIEDKEGIIKIASSREASALRAIEIIKGITQEAELGRIYMGKVTRIADFGAFVEIMPGVEGLLHISQIADKRIHKVSEVLKVGDQIPVKVIEIDELGRVRLSRKEALREIEGRSIAKK; encoded by the coding sequence GTGGAAGTAGAAATTGAAGTTAAAGGGAAAAAACTTATTTTTGAAACGGGAATCTTTGCAAAACAAACAAATGGCTCAGTTTTAGTAAAATATGGTGATACATATGTATTATGCACTGTAGTTGCTGAAAAAACTCCTAAGGAAGGGCTGGATTTTGTTCCGCTAACCATTGACTATCAGGAAAAAGCCTACTCTGCAGGCAAAATTCCAGGAGGTTTTTTTAAAAGAGAAGGTAAACCAACGGACAGAGAAATTCTGGTTTCCCGTCTGATTGACAGACCAATAAGGCCCCTTTTTCCTGAGGGATTTAATTATGAAACTCAGGGAATTGCCTCTGTTCTTTCCTATGGAGATGAAAACATTGCCGATATCTTAAGTATAATCGGAATTTCAGCAAGCCTTACCATCTCTGATATACCATTTAATGGACCTGTGGGGGCTGTAAGAGTTGGTCTGATTGGAGATGATTTCATTTTGAATCCTGACAATGAAGAATCTGAAAAGAGCAGCCTTAATCTTGTGGTCGCAGGCACAGAGGAAGCTGTTACCATGGTTGAAGGTGGGGCTCAAGAGTGCTCTGAAGACACGCTTGTAGAAGCTTTAAAGTTTGCTCACACTCACATTAAAGAAATAATAGCTATCCAGAAAAAACTTGCTCTTTTAGCAGGAAAACCAAAAAGAGAAATTAAAGTCCAGGAAGATGAAACTCTCAAAGAAGCTATTTTAAATATCATTTCAGGAAAAATTGAAAATGCCTTATTTATACAAAAAAAGCTTGAAAGACAGCAGGCACTTGAAGAACTACTTAATGAATGCATACAAAATTTAAGCACAGAAGAAGTAGACTCCCTAAAAATTAGCAATGCCTTTGATAAAGTAGTGAAAAAATTTATTCGACAGACAGTTGTAAAAAAGGGATTGAGAGTGGATGGTAGAAAACCTGATGAAATAAGACCAATTACATGTCTGGTAGGAATACTGCCAAGAGTTCATGGTTCTGCTTTATTTACAAGAGGAGAGACACAGGCACTCGTTGCAACAACTCTTGGGACTTCAGAAGATGAACAAAAGGTTGATTCTCTTGAAGGAGAAATATTCAAAACATTCATGCTTCATTATAATTTTTTACCATTCAGTGTAGGAGAAGTTAAGCCCTTGCGAGCACCTGGAAGAAGAGAAATCGGTCATGGATATCTTGCAGAGAGAGCTATACAGTATGTAATTCCTTCCAAAGATGAATTTCCATATACCATAAGAGTTGTATCAGATATTCTTGAATCCAATGGTTCATCATCAATGGCAACAGTATGCGGAGCAAGTCTTTCTTTGATGGATGCAGGAGTTCCAATAAAAGCTCATGTAGCAGGGGTTGCCATGGGACTCATTAAAGAGGACGATGAAGTTGTAATACTTACTGATATACTCGGGATGGAAGACCATTATGGTGATATGGATTTTAAAGTAGCAGGAACTGAAAAAGGTATAACAGCCTTTCAGATGGACGTAAAAATTTCTGGCATAGATTATGAAATATTTAAAAAAGCTTTAAAACAGGCAAAGCAGGCAAGATTATCTATCCTCAAAAAAATGTACGAAACCATCAGTCAGCCAAAGGAGCTTTCCTCATATGCTCCAAGAATATATAAAATACAGGTCAAACCCGAAAAAATTAGAGACATCATTGGCACAGGAGGAAGGGTAATTAAAAGCATTATAGAAGAAACAGGGGTAAAAATAGACATTGAAGATAAAGAGGGAATTATCAAAATTGCATCTTCACGAGAAGCTTCAGCTTTACGAGCTATTGAAATCATTAAAGGAATTACGCAGGAGGCAGAACTGGGAAGAATTTACATGGGTAAAGTAACAAGAATAGCAGATTTTGGAGCTTTTGTTGAAATAATGCCAGGAGTGGAAGGATTACTTCATATATCTCAAATTGCTGATAAAAGAATTCACAAAGTTTCAGAAGTCTTAAAAGTGGGAGATCAGATTCCTGTAAAAGTAATTGAGATTGATGAACTTGGAAGGGTTCGCCTGAGCAGAAAAGAAGCTTTAAGAGAGATTGAAGGCAGAAGCATAGCAAAAAAATAA
- a CDS encoding pitrilysin family protein, translating to MKGYRSFVLGVWIKHGSRHEPSSKNGLSHFIEHLFFQGTPKRDAHRISLEIDTLGGDINAFTSREFTSIYIKVLDTYMLQAIELIGDIYSNPLFPEQEIEKERSVILDEIRTINDTPDELVHDLFMENSFPDGLGQPIIGREEAVLTITRKDIVDRYNEFYGNSIISCAGSFDEEKLIESLEKNIKPRIPKKVVINSNALFSPSLKLHEKDLNEIHLCMGTETFPFNSSHRYALILLNCIIGGSVSSRLFQEIREKRGWVYNIYSFTSFYHDTGLFGVYTACEPKKINKIVESIFKILKKIPENLKKEEFERAKTQTISQIIFSQESPSSVMHNLAYQELYLGQCYTLQQQIRQIEAVSFNEVKDMASILKEKDFSITLLGPVTEKLVF from the coding sequence ATGAAAGGCTACAGATCTTTTGTGCTTGGAGTATGGATAAAACATGGCTCCAGGCATGAGCCTTCTTCAAAAAATGGATTATCCCATTTCATAGAGCATCTATTTTTTCAGGGAACTCCAAAGAGGGATGCTCACAGAATATCACTTGAGATTGATACTCTGGGAGGAGATATAAATGCCTTTACTTCAAGAGAGTTTACTTCAATTTATATAAAAGTTCTTGATACTTACATGCTTCAGGCAATAGAACTTATTGGGGACATTTATTCAAATCCCCTTTTCCCTGAGCAAGAAATAGAAAAAGAACGTTCTGTTATTCTTGATGAAATCAGAACAATAAATGATACGCCAGATGAGCTTGTTCATGATCTTTTTATGGAAAACTCATTTCCTGATGGGCTTGGACAACCCATTATTGGCAGAGAGGAAGCAGTATTAACAATAACAAGAAAAGATATTGTTGACCGTTATAATGAGTTTTATGGAAACTCTATTATAAGCTGCGCAGGAAGTTTTGATGAAGAAAAATTAATTGAAAGCCTTGAAAAAAACATAAAACCCAGGATTCCTAAAAAAGTCGTGATAAATAGTAACGCCCTTTTTTCTCCATCTCTTAAACTCCATGAAAAAGACTTAAATGAAATCCATTTATGTATGGGAACAGAGACTTTCCCTTTCAACAGTTCTCACAGGTATGCTCTAATTCTGCTTAACTGTATTATTGGTGGAAGCGTCAGCTCAAGATTGTTTCAGGAAATAAGAGAAAAAAGAGGCTGGGTTTATAATATTTATTCTTTTACTTCCTTTTATCACGATACAGGTTTATTTGGAGTTTATACTGCTTGTGAACCTAAAAAAATAAACAAAATAGTGGAATCAATCTTTAAAATATTAAAAAAGATTCCTGAAAACTTGAAAAAGGAAGAATTTGAAAGGGCAAAAACTCAGACAATATCGCAAATTATTTTTTCTCAGGAATCTCCAAGCTCAGTAATGCACAATTTAGCCTATCAGGAATTATATCTTGGACAGTGTTATACTCTTCAGCAGCAGATAAGACAGATTGAAGCAGTCTCATTTAATGAAGTGAAGGATATGGCATCAATTTTAAAAGAAAAGGATTTTTCAATAACTCTTCTTGGACCTGTTACTGAAAAACTTGTTTTTTGA
- the qmoC gene encoding quinone-interacting membrane-bound oxidoreductase complex subunit QmoC produces the protein MEKPVKPDLQFAKEIIKAGGESLKKCYQCSTCTVVCQLSPDKAPFPRKEMLYAQWGIKEKLFQNPDIWLCHHCGDCTAYCPRGAKPGEVLGAVRKLMIQNYSPPKFLARWVADPRYILLIFLIPLLFFLGEMAVLGYFSGVEIPRGENGEMSYVAFLPAVPWIDVPFMALAAFAIICFYNGVKRYWLDLAQGTEIKRKDIYGCIWETIKDILLHKKFQLCGVNKGRYTAHILVLYAFIGLAITTAIAAFYEWVLRWESPYPQTNIVKIIGNISGIALIIGMFLVIVNRSKNSAKQGIGSYFDWLLITIIAAVGVTGFLAEILRLAEVETLGYASYIAHLVFVFALFAYAPHSKMAHMVYRATAMVFAKASLREEAAIKQEEAA, from the coding sequence ATGGAGAAACCTGTAAAACCAGATTTACAGTTTGCAAAAGAGATTATAAAAGCTGGTGGAGAATCTTTAAAAAAGTGTTATCAGTGCTCCACATGTACTGTTGTATGCCAGCTCTCACCTGATAAAGCACCTTTTCCAAGAAAAGAAATGCTTTATGCTCAGTGGGGAATTAAGGAAAAACTTTTCCAGAATCCTGATATATGGCTATGTCATCATTGTGGTGATTGCACAGCCTACTGCCCAAGAGGAGCAAAGCCAGGTGAAGTTTTAGGTGCTGTGAGAAAGCTCATGATACAGAACTATTCACCGCCTAAATTCCTTGCCAGATGGGTAGCAGATCCCAGATACATATTGCTTATCTTTCTTATTCCGCTGCTGTTCTTCCTTGGTGAGATGGCAGTTTTGGGTTACTTCAGTGGAGTAGAGATTCCAAGGGGTGAAAATGGAGAGATGTCATATGTGGCGTTTCTACCTGCAGTTCCGTGGATTGATGTTCCCTTTATGGCATTGGCAGCTTTTGCAATAATTTGCTTTTACAATGGCGTTAAGCGATACTGGCTTGACCTTGCACAAGGAACGGAGATTAAGCGCAAGGATATATATGGATGCATATGGGAAACCATAAAAGACATACTTCTTCATAAGAAATTTCAGCTCTGCGGCGTAAATAAAGGAAGATATACAGCTCATATTCTTGTTCTTTATGCCTTTATCGGACTTGCTATAACAACTGCTATAGCTGCATTTTATGAATGGGTACTGAGATGGGAATCTCCATATCCACAGACAAACATTGTGAAGATTATCGGAAATATAAGTGGAATTGCGCTTATTATCGGAATGTTCCTTGTTATTGTAAATAGAAGTAAGAATTCGGCAAAACAGGGAATTGGAAGTTACTTTGACTGGCTACTTATTACCATAATTGCTGCAGTTGGAGTTACAGGATTTCTTGCTGAAATTCTAAGACTTGCTGAAGTAGAAACACTTGGATATGCCTCATACATTGCTCATCTTGTATTTGTGTTTGCTCTTTTTGCATATGCTCCTCATTCAAAGATGGCACACATGGTTTATAGAGCAACCGCAATGGTTTTTGCAAAAGCCTCATTGAGAGAGGAAGCTGCAATCAAGCAGGAAGAAGCAGCATAG
- a CDS encoding FAD-dependent oxidoreductase: MEKKIGLYICKGCGIGEAVDVEKIQNIAKNALRVPVVAVSDVLCSSQGVELIKKDIAEQGVNSIVIAGCSPRVKTYEFTFPGCFVERVPVRELAIWSIEDASEKQLAAEDYIKMGVIKAQKADIPEPYIIEIAKSILVVGGGISGMTAALEAARAGYDVVVVEKEPELGGFARKLYKRVPTDDFTKGVLGEVNLEPLINEVTSNPKIKVYTSSKIERIDGQPGDFDVTIAKEGSTETIKIGAIIQATGWKPYDAKKLAKKYGYGKFKDVVTNFEFEEIAKNNNGVIKRPSDHRVVKSVLFVQCAGQRDPEHIPYCSGMCCATTLKQARYVTDGNPDATAMVIYKDIRTPGKLEYYYKEAQNTPGVMLAKGEVTGIKEEWDKLIVTVEDSLLGEKVEIEAEMVVLATGMVPTTKEPQDYLIGLAEAAAKGDEAKAKYIETTKKPEFILNLGYRQGPELPFLEGGFGFVDSNFICFQYETRRTGIYAVGPVRQPMNMTESQEDARGAALKAIQCIEHVAKGMAVHPRAWDTSYPEPNLSKCTACKRCTEECPFGAIDEDEKGIPFYKPNRCRRCGTCMGACPERIVSFKDYSVDMIGSMLKNVSVPSEDERPRIIVLCCENDAFPATETAAFHRLKLDPALRFIQLRCLGSMNLVWIADALSRGVDGMLLLGCKFGENYQCHFAKGSELAKYRLGKVQETLDRLQLESDRVQMYEVAIDEYWRIPDIVNEFMEKIRQIGPNPFKGF, from the coding sequence ATGGAAAAGAAAATTGGACTATATATCTGCAAAGGCTGTGGTATAGGTGAAGCAGTTGATGTTGAAAAGATTCAGAACATAGCAAAAAATGCATTAAGAGTTCCAGTGGTAGCAGTCAGTGATGTTTTATGTAGCAGCCAAGGTGTTGAATTAATTAAAAAGGACATTGCTGAGCAGGGAGTAAATAGCATAGTTATAGCAGGATGTTCACCAAGAGTTAAAACCTATGAATTTACTTTTCCTGGTTGCTTTGTTGAAAGAGTCCCTGTAAGAGAGCTTGCCATATGGAGTATTGAGGATGCATCTGAAAAACAGCTTGCAGCAGAAGACTACATTAAAATGGGCGTAATAAAGGCTCAGAAAGCTGATATCCCCGAACCCTACATTATTGAAATTGCTAAATCAATTCTTGTAGTAGGTGGTGGAATCTCAGGTATGACAGCTGCTCTGGAGGCAGCTCGTGCTGGATATGATGTTGTTGTTGTTGAAAAAGAGCCAGAGCTTGGTGGTTTTGCGAGAAAACTTTACAAAAGAGTGCCAACAGATGATTTTACAAAGGGAGTTCTCGGAGAAGTTAATCTTGAGCCACTTATAAATGAAGTTACATCAAACCCAAAAATAAAGGTTTATACATCATCAAAGATTGAGAGAATTGATGGACAACCCGGTGATTTTGATGTAACCATTGCTAAAGAAGGCTCCACTGAAACTATTAAAATCGGTGCAATAATTCAGGCAACAGGATGGAAACCCTATGATGCTAAAAAACTTGCAAAGAAGTATGGATACGGCAAGTTCAAGGATGTGGTTACTAATTTTGAGTTTGAAGAGATTGCAAAAAATAACAATGGTGTAATCAAGAGACCTTCTGATCACAGAGTTGTTAAGTCTGTTCTTTTTGTTCAGTGTGCAGGGCAGAGAGATCCTGAGCATATTCCCTATTGTTCAGGAATGTGCTGTGCTACAACACTTAAACAGGCAAGATATGTTACAGATGGTAATCCTGATGCCACTGCAATGGTTATTTACAAGGATATTCGCACCCCAGGAAAGCTTGAATACTATTACAAAGAAGCTCAGAACACACCTGGAGTTATGCTTGCTAAAGGGGAAGTTACAGGAATCAAAGAAGAATGGGATAAATTGATTGTTACTGTGGAAGACTCTTTACTTGGTGAAAAAGTTGAGATAGAAGCAGAGATGGTAGTTCTTGCCACTGGTATGGTTCCGACAACAAAAGAACCACAGGATTATCTTATTGGTCTCGCAGAAGCTGCAGCAAAAGGTGATGAAGCAAAGGCAAAATATATTGAGACAACCAAAAAACCAGAATTTATTCTTAACCTTGGATATCGTCAGGGACCTGAACTTCCTTTCCTTGAAGGTGGATTCGGCTTTGTTGATTCTAACTTTATATGCTTTCAGTATGAAACCCGTAGAACAGGTATATATGCGGTTGGACCGGTGCGTCAACCAATGAACATGACTGAATCACAGGAAGATGCTCGTGGCGCAGCATTAAAGGCAATTCAGTGCATTGAACATGTTGCAAAGGGAATGGCTGTTCATCCAAGAGCATGGGATACTTCTTATCCTGAACCAAATCTTTCAAAATGTACAGCATGCAAGCGATGCACAGAAGAATGTCCCTTTGGTGCAATTGATGAAGACGAAAAGGGTATCCCATTTTATAAACCTAACAGATGTCGTAGATGTGGAACCTGTATGGGTGCATGTCCAGAAAGAATTGTTTCATTCAAGGACTACAGCGTAGATATGATTGGTTCAATGTTGAAGAATGTTTCTGTACCGAGCGAAGATGAAAGACCTCGTATTATAGTGCTTTGCTGCGAAAATGATGCATTTCCTGCAACAGAAACAGCAGCTTTTCACAGACTTAAACTTGATCCTGCATTGAGATTTATTCAATTGAGATGCCTTGGTTCTATGAACCTTGTCTGGATTGCTGATGCTCTCTCAAGAGGTGTTGATGGAATGCTGCTACTTGGATGCAAATTTGGTGAAAACTATCAATGTCATTTTGCAAAAGGCAGTGAGCTTGCTAAATACAGACTTGGTAAGGTTCAGGAAACCCTTGACAGACTTCAACTTGAATCAGACAGAGTTCAGATGTATGAGGTAGCAATTGATGAGTACTGGAGAATTCCTGATATAGTAAATGAGTTTATGGAGAAAATTAGACAAATCGGTCCTAATCCATTTAAGGGCTTCTAA
- a CDS encoding CoB--CoM heterodisulfide reductase iron-sulfur subunit A family protein — protein sequence MSAETNRILVIGGGFSGLTAGIEAAETGAEVIIVEKNPYLGGRVAQLNKYFPKICPPMCGLEINFRRIKVNPAVTFYTMAEVTSISGGPGDYTATIKLNPRYVNENCTACNACAEACPQERDNDFNFGLNKTKAIYLPFEQAFPLRYVVDRGSCPKDCPAPCVDACKYNAIDLNMQPETVEVKVNSIIVATGWKPYDASKIDNLGFGKVKNVITNMMLERLASKNGPTQGQILRPSDGKPVESVAFVQCAGSRDENHLPFCSYICCLASLKHTLYIKEQNPDAEVTIFYIDIRTPGRYEKFFNQVKEQTGVNLVKGKVAEVQQDKDSDDVVVTAEDMLSGEKIRKKVDMVVLATGMQPEGFEIKVPGLKYAIDGFVVDSEGVYSAGCAKAPMDVAGCGKDATAAALKAIQTGVRR from the coding sequence ATGAGTGCTGAAACAAACCGCATCTTGGTAATTGGTGGAGGATTCAGTGGCTTAACTGCAGGGATTGAGGCTGCCGAGACAGGAGCAGAAGTTATAATTGTTGAGAAAAATCCTTATCTCGGCGGAAGAGTTGCCCAGTTGAATAAATACTTTCCAAAAATCTGTCCACCAATGTGTGGTCTTGAGATTAATTTCAGGCGTATAAAAGTTAATCCAGCAGTAACATTCTACACCATGGCAGAGGTTACATCAATTAGTGGTGGACCAGGAGATTATACAGCAACAATAAAGTTGAACCCTCGTTACGTAAATGAAAACTGTACAGCCTGCAATGCCTGTGCAGAAGCCTGTCCTCAGGAAAGAGATAATGATTTCAACTTTGGCTTAAACAAAACTAAAGCTATTTATCTGCCATTTGAACAGGCTTTTCCTCTAAGATACGTTGTTGACAGAGGAAGCTGTCCAAAGGATTGTCCAGCTCCATGTGTGGATGCCTGTAAATACAATGCAATAGACCTTAATATGCAACCCGAAACAGTTGAGGTTAAAGTTAACTCAATAATTGTTGCAACAGGCTGGAAGCCTTATGATGCTTCAAAGATAGACAATCTCGGATTTGGAAAGGTTAAAAACGTAATAACAAATATGATGCTTGAAAGACTTGCCTCTAAGAATGGTCCAACCCAGGGGCAGATTTTAAGACCATCAGATGGAAAACCTGTTGAGAGTGTTGCTTTTGTTCAGTGTGCAGGAAGCAGAGATGAAAATCATCTTCCCTTCTGCTCATACATCTGCTGTCTTGCTTCATTAAAGCACACGCTGTATATAAAAGAGCAGAATCCTGATGCTGAGGTTACAATCTTTTACATTGATATAAGAACTCCTGGCAGATATGAGAAGTTTTTCAATCAGGTTAAAGAACAAACAGGAGTCAATCTTGTCAAAGGCAAGGTTGCTGAAGTCCAGCAGGATAAGGATTCAGATGATGTTGTGGTAACTGCAGAAGATATGCTCAGTGGAGAAAAAATTAGAAAGAAAGTAGATATGGTAGTTCTCGCCACAGGAATGCAGCCAGAGGGCTTTGAAATAAAAGTTCCAGGGCTCAAGTACGCAATAGATGGATTTGTAGTTGACTCTGAAGGTGTGTATTCTGCGGGTTGTGCAAAAGCTCCAATGGATGTAGCAGGTTGTGGAAAGGATGCCACAGCTGCAGCCCTCAAGGCAATTCAGACTGGAGTAAGGAGGTAA